In Quercus robur chromosome 11, dhQueRobu3.1, whole genome shotgun sequence, the following proteins share a genomic window:
- the LOC126704833 gene encoding uncharacterized protein LOC126704833, whose amino-acid sequence MEGSGPRQAGRTESQRQDNFVNLERAKDQNDQREGSVNTAHTSKSRSKGKDHASRQHNEQKALQQEIEDLRKRLRRAQQKRPLPISDTSSGEDDEYRRRRRTPPSETMAGDPSKRNQNLYCAYHQEPGHVTDECRNLKNYVDRLVREGKLGHLLQRPEQSNVDTRQSTLRPPIGTINVILAAPGRTGSVPFRVMSVGRFPTESGEKESKRARGRVPLIGFTEEDKEGTIQPHDDALVVTLRIGGYDVRRVLVDQGSAVEVMYPDLYKGLNLKQEDLSPYDTPLLSFEGKIVIPKGMIRLPVQTDIEIVEVDFIVVDAYSPYTAIVARPWLHTLGAVSSTLHQKVKYPSEGRIKEIVGDQGVARHCMVSAIARQLSDAPSTSTGNTL is encoded by the exons atggaaggatcaggtccgcgccaagCTGGACGTACtgaatctcaacgacaggacaactttgtaaacctCGAACgagcaaaagaccaaaatgatcaacgagagggcagtgtgaacaccgcTCACACGAGTAAaagtcgctcgaaagggaaagaCCATGCATCCCGCCAGCACAACGAGCAGAAGGCTCTGCAGCAAGAGATTGAGGATTTGAGGAAAAGGCTGCGGCGAGCCCAACAAAAACGTCCTTTGCCCATTTCGGATACTAGCAGTGGTGAGGATGATGAATACAGACGAAGGAGGAGGACCCCCCCGAGCGAGac GATGGCAGGtgacccctcaaaacgcaatcagaatctatatTGTGCGTACCACCAAGAGCCCGGCCATGTCACAGACGAATGTAGGAATCTGAAGAACTATGTGGATCGACtcgtccgagaaggaaagctaggGCATCTGTTGCAACGTCCTGAGCAGTCAAATGTCGATACCAGGCAAAGTACCTTGAGGCCACCCAtcggcacgataaatgtcattcttgccgcacctgggagaaccggttcCGTCCCattcagagtaatgtcagtagGTAGGTTCCCGACAGAGTCAGGCGAAAAGGAATCCAAGAGGGCTAGAGGGAGAGTGCCATTAATTGGATTCACGGAAGAGGACAAagagggaactattcagccccATGACGACGCCCTAGTCGTGACactcagaataggaggttatgacgtgaggagggtgttagttgatcagggcAGCGCCGTGGAAGTGATGTACCCGGACCTGTATAAAGGGCTGAATTTAAAGCAGGAGGACCTGTCGCCATATGACACTCCTCTGCTTAGCTTTGAgggaaaaatcgtcatccctAAGGGCATGATCAGattgcctgtgcaaacagacatAGAAATAGTGGAAGTGGATTTCATTGTGGTGGATGCATACTCACCCTACACGGCTATCGTggcacggccatggcttcataCGCTAGGGGCTGTGTCATCTACCCTGCACCAGAAGGTGAAGTATCCCTCAGAGGGccgaatcaaagagatagtgGGGGATCAAGGAGTGGCCAGGCATTGCATGGTATCGGCCATTGCTCGACAATTAAGCGACGCGCCTTCCACTTCAACCGGGAAtaccttatag
- the LOC126706199 gene encoding disease resistance protein RPV1-like, with protein MTSEFQEPSSSSSSSSSSSNTHQWTHDVFLSFRGTDTRNNFTGYLYNALHKKGINTFIDDELRRGEEISPALLKAIEGSRISILILSKNYASSSWCLDELLKILECKETKEQMVLPVFFKVDPSDVEHQTKCFGKAFDELVDKVKDEGKMQRWKAALIDVSNLTERWHFSKGNESELIQEIVQRVSLLVNRTYLNVAKYPVGIEPRVDDVNSLLSIGSNDIRMVGILGIGGIGKTTIAKAIYNLVAYQFDGSCFLANIGETAKQESGLVHLQETLLAEILRDTRISQVGNVNRGINVIKHRLCSKRILLILDGVDKLVQLETLAGNCDWFGLGSRIIITTREKALLANHEVDLIYPVKDMDHNEALQLFSLNAFKTEKPSENYAVLTERAIRYARGLPLVLTDLGSELYGRSIVQWKSALDKYEAERKRKRKVRKRSSKKIFYKNSK; from the exons ATGACCTCTGAATTCCAAGaaccctcttcttcttcttcttcatcttcttcttcttctaacaCCCATCAATGGACTCACGATGTATTCTTGAGTTTCAGAGGCACAGATACTCGCAACAACTTTACTGGGTATCTGTACAACGCTTTGCATAAAAAGGGAATCAACACCTTCATAGATGATGAGCTTAGAAGAGGAGAAGAAATATCACCCGCACTTCTCAAAGCCATAGAAGGGTCAAGGATTTCAATCCTGATACTCTCTAAAAACTATGCATCATCCTCATGGTGCTTGGATGAGCTTTTGAAGATCCTCGAGTGCAaggaaacaaaagaacaaatgGTTCTACCAGTGTTTTTCAAAGTAGATCCATCGGATGTAGAGCATCAAACAAAGTGTTTTGGAAAAGCATTTGATGAACTTGTAGACAAGGTTAAGGACGAGGGCAAGATGCAGAGGTGGAAGGCTGCTCTAATTGATGTGTCCAATTTGACTGAGCGCTGGCATTTTTCcaaagg GAATGAATCTGAACTTATCCAAGAAATTGTTCAAAGGGTTTCACTTCTAGTAAATCGTACATACCTCAATGTTGCTAAATATCCCGTTGGAATTGAGCCTCGTGTAGATGATGTAAATTCGCTTTTAAGTATCGGGAGTAATGACATACGCATGGTAGGGATCTTGGGAATCGGTGGAATTGGTAAGACAACCATCGCCAAAGCCATTTATAACTTGGTTGCTTATCAGTTTGATGGTAGTTGTTTTCTTGCAAACATTGGGGAAACTGCAAAGCAAGAATCCGGGTTGGTCCACTTACAAGAGACCCTTCTTGCTGAGATTCTAAGAGATACAAGAATTTCGCAGGTTGGCAATGTGAATCGAGGAATCAATGTGATAAAGCATAGACTATGCTCTAAAAGGATTCTTTTAATTCTCGATGGTGTGGACAAATTGGTCCAATTAGAAACATTAGCTGGAAATTGCGATTGGTTTGGTTTAGGAAGTAGAATCATCATAACAACAAGAGAGAAAGCTTTGCTAGCTAATCATGAAGTAGACTTGATATACCCAGTGAAGGACATGGATCATAACGAAGCTCTTCAACTCTTTAGTTTGAATGCCTTCAAAACAGAAAAACCTTCTGAGAATTATGCTGTACTCACAGAACGTGCAATACGTTATGCTAGAGGCCTTCCATTAGTTTTAACAGATTTAGGTTCGGAGCTATATGGTAGAAGCATAGTTCAATGGAAAAGTGCATTGGATAAGTACGaagcagagagaaaaagaaaaagaaaagtacgAAAGAgatcctcaaaaaaaatattctataaaaattcaaaataa